In Williamwhitmania taraxaci, one DNA window encodes the following:
- a CDS encoding tetratricopeptide repeat protein, with amino-acid sequence MNQRLPLFLLLLLTLMGGKTHAQPAKVDSLEQVLKLHRTNDTVKVNLLNQIAYSVYTTNADKTRSYATQADKLSDKLHFRKGKAESLRLIGISYANSDEAKALAYFQSALKFSEEADYQIGIIKCLNSIGITFGNRGMDARAIGCYKKAIRIAEAINNPLEKAKCLINISQAYTRQGNTDLAIQGYEKSLMMLEELDEMRLMANCCNSLGYLYSSQGNYPLAIECYQKCLKICEAANDKYGSSACLISIGFIYSSQKNNKKALEFYQRALKIGEAISDKATIAGCLVNIGSIYLDTNNKQALGYLQKALAYSEDLQIIPLQINLLLNIGIFHKKQNEFGKALGFYHSALKLSEAKGIKLTACQSMNQIGLIYFNQKRYTDALSYARKSLAMANELKLLKEQTNLHDLFSGIYAATGNYKEALEHQVLFKALNDSVFNEGNVKRITELEYSYKYEKEKQALVLEQQKKDMIQTAAKRQQRIVMLSFIGAFLLVSLLAIFVYRSYRIKRQSNILLTQQKQEIETKNDDLVQLNEEISAQREEITAQRDEIEAQRDMVVLQRDHMEVQKEKITDSIDYAQHIQQALLPSTAYATANLGEHFILFKPKDVVSGDFYWCTRVNEYLIVTVADCTGHGVPGAFMSMLGISFLNEIVGKKGVVRASEILDQLRKSVIDALQQKWQTGEQKDGMDMALIVINTQTAQLQYAGAQNPLYMVTAGNELRAIKGDNQTVAINNEMKPFTNHEIALSKGDCIYLATDGYHDQFGGPANKKFKRKQLKDLFVSISAKPMADQREILHNALERWRGNGEQIDDVTILGMRI; translated from the coding sequence ATGAACCAACGTTTACCGCTATTTCTCCTGCTCTTATTAACTTTAATGGGTGGCAAAACCCATGCTCAGCCGGCTAAGGTCGATAGCCTCGAACAGGTGCTGAAATTGCACAGGACAAATGATACCGTTAAGGTAAACCTGCTCAACCAAATTGCCTATAGCGTATATACCACCAATGCCGACAAAACGCGGAGCTATGCTACCCAAGCCGATAAGCTGTCGGATAAGCTACATTTCCGAAAAGGAAAAGCCGAAAGTCTGCGGTTAATAGGTATTAGCTACGCGAATTCCGATGAAGCAAAGGCTTTAGCTTATTTTCAAAGTGCCCTAAAGTTTTCCGAAGAAGCGGATTATCAAATAGGGATTATTAAGTGCCTAAATTCTATTGGGATTACCTTTGGGAATAGAGGTATGGATGCAAGGGCCATTGGCTGTTATAAAAAGGCCATCCGTATAGCTGAGGCTATAAATAATCCGTTGGAGAAAGCTAAATGTCTGATAAATATATCCCAAGCCTATACCCGACAGGGAAATACTGATTTGGCCATTCAAGGGTATGAAAAGTCCCTTATGATGCTTGAAGAGTTGGATGAAATGCGGCTAATGGCAAATTGTTGTAATAGTTTAGGATACCTTTATTCCAGTCAAGGTAATTACCCGTTAGCCATAGAGTGCTATCAAAAGTGCCTGAAAATATGCGAAGCGGCGAATGACAAATACGGTAGTTCAGCCTGTTTAATCAGTATTGGGTTTATTTACTCTTCTCAGAAGAACAATAAAAAGGCACTTGAGTTTTACCAAAGGGCTTTGAAAATAGGCGAAGCGATCAGCGATAAAGCAACTATTGCGGGTTGTTTAGTCAATATAGGATCAATATATCTCGATACAAATAATAAACAAGCGCTGGGATACTTGCAAAAGGCATTGGCTTATAGTGAAGATTTACAGATTATTCCATTACAGATCAATTTATTGTTAAATATTGGCATCTTCCATAAGAAACAAAATGAGTTTGGAAAGGCGTTGGGGTTTTACCATAGTGCGCTGAAGCTATCGGAAGCAAAGGGCATTAAACTCACCGCATGCCAATCCATGAATCAAATTGGTCTCATCTATTTTAATCAAAAGAGATATACCGATGCCCTATCGTATGCCCGCAAGAGTTTGGCAATGGCCAATGAGCTTAAGCTACTCAAGGAGCAAACGAACCTACACGATCTGTTTTCGGGAATTTATGCCGCAACGGGCAATTATAAGGAGGCGCTTGAGCATCAAGTGCTATTCAAAGCATTAAACGATAGCGTTTTTAACGAAGGCAACGTAAAGCGGATTACGGAGCTGGAATACAGCTACAAATACGAAAAGGAAAAACAGGCGTTAGTGCTGGAGCAGCAAAAGAAGGATATGATACAAACCGCTGCAAAACGGCAGCAGCGTATTGTCATGCTTTCGTTTATTGGTGCTTTTCTACTGGTATCGCTACTTGCCATCTTTGTATATCGTTCCTACCGCATCAAGCGCCAATCGAACATCTTGCTTACCCAACAAAAGCAGGAGATAGAGACGAAGAACGACGATTTGGTGCAGCTAAACGAGGAGATATCGGCTCAGCGCGAAGAGATAACGGCACAGCGCGACGAAATTGAGGCGCAGCGCGACATGGTTGTTCTGCAACGGGATCATATGGAGGTTCAAAAGGAGAAAATTACCGATAGTATCGACTATGCCCAGCACATTCAGCAGGCACTTTTACCCTCAACCGCGTACGCTACCGCCAATCTGGGCGAACACTTTATCCTCTTTAAACCCAAGGATGTTGTATCGGGCGATTTTTATTGGTGTACCCGCGTTAATGAGTATCTGATTGTAACCGTTGCCGATTGCACCGGACATGGAGTGCCCGGCGCCTTTATGAGTATGCTGGGAATCTCTTTCCTCAACGAAATAGTAGGGAAGAAGGGAGTTGTCCGGGCAAGTGAGATTCTGGATCAGCTGCGCAAGTCGGTAATTGATGCCCTACAGCAAAAATGGCAAACGGGCGAGCAGAAGGATGGCATGGATATGGCGCTGATAGTAATTAACACCCAAACGGCACAGCTTCAGTATGCCGGTGCGCAAAACCCGCTCTATATGGTAACCGCAGGCAATGAGTTGAGGGCGATAAAAGGCGATAACCAAACCGTAGCCATTAATAATGAAATGAAACCGTTTACCAACCACGAAATAGCGTTAAGTAAGGGCGACTGCATTTACCTGGCAACCGATGGCTATCACGACCAGTTCGGAGGTCCTGCCAATAAAAAATTCAAGAGAAAGCAGCTGAAAGACCTGTTTGTATCCATTTCGGCAAAACCAATGGCCGACCAGCGAGAAATACTACACAATGCATTGGAGAGATGGAGAGGCAACGGCGAACAAATTGATGACGTCACCATATTGGGGATGAGGATATAG